A single Pantoea rwandensis DNA region contains:
- a CDS encoding enolase C-terminal domain-like protein, protein MNTQSSPVITDMQVIPVAGYDSMLLNIGGAHSACFTRNIVVLTDSDGHTGVGEAPGGETIYQTLVEAIPQVKGQQVARMNRLVQQVHKGNQSADFDTFGKGAWTFELRVNAVAALEAALLDLLGQCLGVPVAELLGPGQQRDEVTVLGYLFYLGDRRKTDLPYLTGEGASHDWYHLRHQEALTPEAVVRLAEAAQDKYGFKDFKLKGGVLPGEQEIESAAALKKRFPDARITVDPNGAWTLDEAIGLCKGMGDVLTYAEDPCGAEQGYSGREVMAEFRRATGLPVATNMIATNWREMNHAVMLNSVDIPLADPHFWTLSGAVRVAQLCDDWGLTWGCHSNNHFDISLAMFTHVGAAAPGKPTAIDTHWIWQEGDQRLTKEPLQIRNGKIAVPDKPGLGVELDWDRLHQANALYKSLPAGARNDATAMQYLVPGWSFDRKRPAFGRRHA, encoded by the coding sequence ATGAATACGCAAAGTAGCCCGGTGATCACCGATATGCAGGTGATTCCGGTTGCCGGTTACGACAGCATGTTGCTGAACATTGGTGGAGCGCACAGCGCCTGCTTCACCCGCAACATCGTGGTATTGACCGACAGTGATGGTCATACCGGCGTCGGTGAAGCGCCGGGTGGCGAAACCATTTACCAAACCCTGGTAGAGGCGATTCCACAGGTCAAAGGCCAGCAGGTGGCGCGCATGAACCGCCTGGTGCAGCAGGTGCACAAAGGCAATCAGTCGGCGGATTTCGATACCTTCGGCAAAGGGGCCTGGACCTTCGAACTGCGCGTCAACGCGGTGGCGGCGCTGGAAGCCGCACTGCTGGATTTACTGGGCCAATGTCTGGGCGTGCCGGTGGCAGAACTGCTCGGGCCGGGACAGCAGCGCGATGAGGTCACGGTACTCGGTTATCTGTTCTATCTCGGCGATCGTCGCAAAACCGATTTACCGTACCTGACCGGCGAAGGTGCCAGCCATGACTGGTATCACCTGCGCCATCAGGAAGCCTTAACGCCGGAAGCGGTGGTGCGTTTAGCCGAAGCGGCGCAGGACAAATATGGATTCAAAGATTTCAAACTGAAGGGCGGCGTATTGCCGGGTGAGCAGGAGATTGAATCCGCGGCCGCACTGAAAAAACGCTTCCCGGATGCACGCATCACTGTCGATCCCAATGGTGCCTGGACGCTGGATGAAGCGATTGGCTTGTGCAAAGGCATGGGTGATGTGCTGACCTACGCCGAAGATCCGTGCGGTGCCGAACAGGGTTATTCCGGCCGTGAAGTGATGGCGGAGTTCCGACGCGCCACTGGATTGCCGGTCGCCACCAATATGATCGCCACCAACTGGCGCGAGATGAATCACGCGGTGATGCTCAATTCGGTGGATATCCCGCTGGCCGATCCGCACTTCTGGACGCTGAGCGGTGCGGTGCGCGTGGCGCAACTGTGCGACGACTGGGGCTTAACCTGGGGTTGCCACTCCAACAACCACTTCGACATTTCGCTGGCGATGTTTACCCACGTTGGCGCTGCCGCACCGGGCAAACCGACAGCTATCGATACCCACTGGATTTGGCAGGAAGGCGATCAGCGCCTCACTAAAGAGCCGCTGCAAATCCGCAACGGCAAAATCGCGGTGCCGGATAAGCCCGGCCTCGGCGTTGAGCTGGATTGGGATCGTCTGCATCAGGCCAATGCCCTCTATAAATCACTGCCAGCGGGCGCACGTAATGACGCCACCGCGATGCAGTATCTGGTTCCCGGTTGGTCATTCGACCGCAAGCGCCCGGCCTTCGGTCGCCGTCATGCATAA
- the gudD gene encoding glucarate dehydratase: MSQTPKITSLQVIPVAGHDSMLLNLSGAHSPFFTRNIVIIKDNSGHAGVGEIPGGEKIRQTLEDAAALVVQKTVGEYKNILNLVRSTFADRDSSGRGNQTFDLRTTIHVVTGIEAALLDLLGQHLGVNVASLLGDGQQRDRVEMLGYLFYVGDRKKTSLPYQSQEDEKCDWYRLRHEEALTPDTVVRLAEAAYEKYGFNDFKLKGGVLRGGEEAEAVTALAKRFPQARVTLDPNGAWSLNEAILLGKQLKGVLAYAEDPCGAEQGYSGREVMAEFRRATGLPTATNMIATDWRQMGHTLSLQSVDIPLADPHFWTMQGSVRVAQMCHDFGLTWGSHSNNHFDISLAMFTHVAAAAPGAITAIDTHWIWQEGNQRLTKEPFQIKGGMVQVPQKPGLGVELDMDQVMQANALYQKHGLGARDDAQAMQYLVPNWTFDNKRPCLVR, translated from the coding sequence ATGAGTCAGACCCCGAAAATTACATCGTTGCAAGTCATTCCGGTGGCCGGTCACGACAGCATGTTGCTCAATCTGAGCGGCGCACACTCGCCGTTCTTCACCCGCAACATCGTCATCATCAAAGATAACTCAGGCCATGCCGGCGTCGGGGAGATTCCGGGCGGCGAAAAGATTCGTCAGACGCTGGAAGATGCTGCGGCGCTGGTGGTGCAAAAAACCGTAGGCGAGTACAAGAACATCCTCAATCTGGTACGCAGCACCTTTGCGGATCGCGATTCGAGTGGCCGTGGTAACCAGACGTTTGACCTGCGTACCACCATCCATGTGGTGACCGGCATTGAAGCGGCGTTGCTGGATCTGCTGGGTCAGCATCTGGGCGTCAACGTTGCGTCACTGCTGGGAGATGGGCAGCAACGCGATCGCGTGGAGATGCTGGGTTACCTGTTCTACGTCGGCGATCGTAAGAAAACCTCGCTGCCTTATCAGAGCCAGGAAGATGAGAAATGCGACTGGTATCGTCTGCGTCATGAAGAGGCATTGACGCCAGATACCGTAGTGCGTCTTGCCGAAGCCGCCTATGAAAAATATGGCTTCAACGATTTCAAACTCAAAGGCGGCGTGCTGCGCGGTGGCGAAGAAGCCGAAGCCGTCACTGCTCTGGCGAAACGCTTCCCGCAGGCGCGTGTGACGCTCGACCCTAACGGTGCCTGGTCGCTGAATGAGGCGATTCTGCTCGGTAAACAACTTAAAGGCGTGCTGGCGTATGCGGAGGATCCGTGTGGCGCTGAGCAGGGCTATTCCGGGCGTGAAGTGATGGCGGAATTCCGTCGCGCGACTGGCTTGCCAACGGCCACCAACATGATTGCCACCGACTGGCGTCAAATGGGCCACACGCTGTCGCTGCAATCGGTGGATATCCCGCTGGCCGACCCGCATTTCTGGACCATGCAAGGTTCGGTGCGCGTGGCGCAGATGTGCCACGACTTCGGCCTGACCTGGGGTTCGCACTCCAACAACCATTTCGATATTTCGCTGGCGATGTTCACCCACGTAGCCGCTGCTGCGCCAGGCGCCATTACCGCCATCGATACCCACTGGATTTGGCAGGAGGGCAACCAGCGCCTGACCAAAGAGCCGTTCCAAATCAAAGGCGGCATGGTACAGGTGCCGCAGAAACCCGGTCTCGGCGTCGAGCTGGATATGGATCAGGTGATGCAGGCCAACGCGCTGTATCAGAAACACGGTTTGGGCGCGCGTGATGATGCGCAAGCGATGCAGTACCTCGTGCCGAACTGGACTTTCGATAACAAGCGTCCGTGCCTGGTGCGCTAA
- the garR gene encoding 2-hydroxy-3-oxopropionate reductase — protein sequence MKIGFIGLGIMGKPMSKNLVKAGYSLVVRDHNVSNEAELVELGATVAKTPKEVAEQVDVVITMVPNSPQVKEVCLGANGIIEGAKPGLIVIDMSSIAPLASREVHDALAEKGIKMLDAPVSGGEPKAIEGTLSVMVGGDKAVFDQCYDIMKAMAGSVVHTGDIGAGNVTKLANQVIVALNIAAMSEALSLATKAGVNPELVYQAIRGGLAGSTVLDAKAPMVLDRNFKPGFRIDLHIKDLANALDTSHGIGAHLPLTAAVMEMMQALKVDGKGTSDHSALACYYEKLAQVEITR from the coding sequence ATGAAAATTGGATTTATCGGCCTCGGTATTATGGGCAAACCGATGAGTAAAAACCTGGTGAAAGCCGGTTATTCGCTGGTGGTGCGTGACCACAACGTTAGCAACGAAGCTGAACTGGTGGAACTGGGCGCCACCGTGGCGAAAACGCCAAAAGAGGTCGCCGAACAGGTTGATGTGGTGATCACCATGGTGCCGAACTCACCGCAGGTGAAAGAGGTTTGCCTCGGCGCCAACGGGATTATCGAAGGCGCGAAGCCTGGCCTGATTGTGATCGACATGAGTTCGATTGCGCCACTGGCCAGCCGTGAAGTGCACGATGCGCTGGCAGAAAAAGGCATCAAGATGCTGGATGCGCCGGTCAGTGGTGGCGAGCCGAAAGCGATTGAGGGCACGCTGTCCGTGATGGTCGGTGGCGATAAAGCGGTATTCGACCAATGCTACGACATCATGAAAGCCATGGCGGGTTCCGTGGTGCACACCGGTGATATCGGTGCAGGCAACGTGACCAAGCTGGCGAACCAGGTGATTGTGGCGCTGAACATCGCGGCGATGTCCGAAGCGCTGTCGCTGGCAACCAAAGCCGGTGTAAACCCAGAACTGGTCTATCAGGCGATTCGTGGTGGGCTGGCAGGCAGCACGGTACTTGATGCCAAAGCGCCAATGGTGCTGGATCGTAACTTCAAGCCGGGCTTCCGCATCGATCTGCACATCAAGGATTTGGCGAATGCGCTGGACACTTCACACGGCATTGGCGCGCATCTGCCGCTGACGGCTGCGGTGATGGAAATGATGCAGGCACTGAAAGTCGACGGTAAGGGCACTTCTGACCATAGTGCGCTGGCTTGCTATTATGAAAAATTAGCTCAGGTCGAGATCACCCGGTAG
- the truC gene encoding tRNA pseudouridine(65) synthase TruC has product MLEILYQDEWLVAVNKPSGWLVHRSWLDRDEKVVVMQTVRDQIGQHVFTVHRLDRPTSGVLLMALSSEVAHLLSQQFEQHKMQKTYHAVVRGWLDGSATLDYPLVEELDKIADKFATQERTAQPAVTDYRSLAQVEMPVAISRYDSARYTLVEMSPHTGRKHQLRRHMVHLRHPIIGDSAHGDLRQNRGAAEHFGMNRLMLHASALSLTHPVTREPLVIRAGLDRVWQGMLQQFGWQHQIPEVPRVEFADEAVQDKPTE; this is encoded by the coding sequence ATGCTGGAAATCCTTTATCAAGATGAATGGCTGGTCGCCGTCAACAAACCGTCCGGCTGGCTGGTGCATCGTAGTTGGCTCGATCGCGACGAAAAAGTGGTGGTGATGCAAACGGTACGCGATCAAATTGGTCAGCACGTATTTACCGTGCATCGCCTCGATCGCCCCACCTCTGGCGTGCTGTTAATGGCGCTCTCCAGCGAAGTGGCGCATTTACTGTCACAGCAGTTCGAGCAGCATAAAATGCAGAAGACCTACCACGCGGTGGTGCGAGGTTGGCTGGATGGCAGCGCGACACTCGACTACCCGTTGGTTGAAGAGCTGGATAAGATTGCCGATAAGTTCGCGACTCAGGAACGTACCGCGCAGCCTGCCGTCACTGATTATCGCTCACTGGCGCAAGTAGAAATGCCGGTGGCGATCAGCCGTTACGACAGCGCGCGTTATACCCTGGTGGAGATGTCGCCGCATACCGGCCGTAAACATCAGCTTCGCCGCCATATGGTGCATCTGCGCCACCCGATTATTGGTGATAGCGCCCATGGTGATTTGCGGCAGAATCGGGGTGCAGCAGAGCACTTTGGTATGAATCGATTGATGCTGCATGCCAGTGCGCTGAGCCTGACGCATCCGGTCACCCGAGAACCTCTGGTGATCCGCGCCGGGCTCGATCGCGTCTGGCAAGGCATGCTGCAACAGTTTGGCTGGCAGCATCAGATCCCTGAGGTTCCCAGGGTTGAGTTTGCCGACGAGGCAGTCCAGGATAAGCCAACAGAATAA
- a CDS encoding MFS transporter codes for MNSFSQTAEAVQKRTNARYWIVVMLFIVTSFNYGDRATISIAGSAMSKDIGLDSVGLGYIFSAFSWAYVIGQIPGGWLLDRFGSKRVYFWSIFLWSLFTLLQGFVDLFSGFGIVISLFLLRFLVGLAEAPSFPGNSRIVAAWFPAQERGTAVAIFNSAQYFATVIFAPIMGWLVAEVGWAHVFWFMGGLGIILSFVWLKFMHDPNNHPGVNKAELEYMEQGGALINMDAKKADRKVSWDEKWYQIKQLLSTRMMWGIYLGQYCVNALTYFFITWFPVYLVQARGMSILKAGMIASIPAICGFLGGVLGGVISDYLMRKTGSLNIARKTPIVVGMLLSISMVMCNYTETEWVVVLFMALAFFGKGIGALGWAVMADTAPKEISGLSGGLFNMFGNFSGIVTPIAIGYIIAASGSFEGALIYVGIHAFVAAFSFLFITGDIKRIELKHRA; via the coding sequence ATGAATAGTTTCAGCCAGACAGCGGAAGCGGTGCAAAAACGCACCAACGCCCGTTACTGGATTGTGGTGATGTTATTTATCGTCACTTCATTCAACTACGGTGACCGTGCGACCATTTCGATTGCCGGTTCCGCGATGTCTAAAGATATCGGCCTCGATTCGGTCGGTCTGGGATATATCTTCTCCGCCTTCTCATGGGCGTATGTCATCGGTCAGATTCCTGGCGGCTGGCTGCTCGACCGCTTTGGATCTAAACGCGTTTACTTTTGGAGTATTTTCCTCTGGTCGCTGTTTACTCTGCTGCAGGGGTTCGTAGACCTGTTCAGTGGTTTCGGCATCGTGATCTCACTGTTCCTGCTGCGCTTTCTGGTTGGCCTGGCGGAGGCACCTTCCTTCCCGGGTAACAGCCGCATTGTGGCAGCCTGGTTCCCGGCACAAGAGCGCGGTACCGCCGTCGCAATTTTCAACTCGGCACAGTATTTCGCTACGGTGATTTTCGCCCCGATCATGGGCTGGCTGGTGGCGGAAGTGGGCTGGGCGCACGTGTTCTGGTTTATGGGCGGTCTGGGCATCATCCTCAGCTTCGTCTGGCTGAAGTTCATGCACGATCCGAACAACCATCCGGGCGTGAATAAGGCTGAGCTGGAGTATATGGAACAGGGCGGCGCGCTGATCAATATGGATGCCAAAAAAGCCGACCGCAAAGTGAGCTGGGATGAGAAGTGGTATCAAATCAAACAGCTGCTCTCGACTCGCATGATGTGGGGTATCTATCTCGGACAATATTGCGTTAACGCACTGACCTACTTCTTCATTACCTGGTTCCCGGTGTATCTGGTACAAGCGCGCGGCATGTCGATTCTGAAAGCAGGCATGATCGCCTCGATTCCCGCTATCTGTGGCTTCCTCGGTGGTGTGTTAGGTGGCGTGATTTCCGATTACCTGATGCGCAAAACCGGTTCGCTGAATATTGCGCGTAAGACGCCAATTGTGGTCGGCATGCTGCTCTCCATCAGCATGGTGATGTGTAACTACACCGAAACCGAATGGGTGGTGGTGCTGTTTATGGCATTGGCGTTCTTCGGCAAGGGCATCGGTGCGCTGGGCTGGGCGGTGATGGCAGATACCGCACCGAAAGAGATCAGTGGATTGAGCGGTGGCTTGTTCAACATGTTCGGCAACTTCTCCGGCATCGTCACGCCCATTGCTATCGGCTACATCATCGCCGCTTCCGGTTCTTTCGAAGGTGCGCTGATTTATGTCGGCATCCACGCCTTTGTTGCTGCGTTTAGCTTCCTGTTCATTACGGGTGATATCAAACGTATTGAACTGAAACACCGAGCATAA
- the garD gene encoding galactarate dehydratase, whose amino-acid sequence MNRPLTEKPLYIKVHDADNVAIVVNNQGLPAGTRFEDGLQLTEHVPQGHKVALVDIPENGVILRYGEVIGTALRPIAQGSWIEESLVALPEAPPLNSLPLANNVPPALPPLEGYTFEGYRNADGSVGTRNLLGITTSVHCVAGVVDYVVQMIERDLLPRYPNVDGVVALNHLYGCGVAINAPAAVVPIRTIHNLALNPNFGGEVMIVSLGCEKLQPERLLTGTPDVQAISLDDHDIVRLQDERHVGFGAMVDEILQVAERHLKKLNQRQREICPASELVIGTQCGGSDAFSGVTANPAVGFASDLLVRCGATVMFSEVTEVRDAIHLLTPRVVDENVGKRLLEEMAWYDDYLSQGQTDRSANPSPGNKKGGLANVVEKALGSIAKSGRSPIVEVLSPGQRPTQRGLIYAATPASDFVCGTQQMASGITLQVFTTGRGTPYGLAAIPVIKMATRNALAERWHDLMDINAGTIATGEESIEQVGWRLFELILDIASGRKQTWSDRWGIRNQLAVFNPAPVT is encoded by the coding sequence ATGAACCGACCGCTAACAGAGAAACCGCTTTATATAAAAGTACACGATGCCGACAACGTGGCGATCGTGGTCAACAATCAGGGATTGCCGGCTGGCACCCGCTTTGAAGATGGCCTGCAGCTGACGGAACATGTCCCGCAGGGACATAAAGTGGCGCTGGTGGATATTCCTGAAAACGGCGTCATCCTGCGCTACGGCGAAGTGATTGGCACCGCCTTGCGCCCGATTGCGCAAGGGAGCTGGATTGAAGAATCTCTGGTGGCGCTACCCGAAGCGCCTCCGCTCAACAGTTTGCCACTGGCGAACAATGTGCCCCCCGCTCTGCCACCGCTCGAAGGTTACACCTTTGAGGGTTATCGCAACGCCGATGGCAGCGTCGGAACGCGCAATCTGCTCGGTATCACCACCAGCGTGCACTGTGTGGCTGGCGTAGTGGATTACGTGGTGCAAATGATCGAGCGCGATCTGCTGCCACGCTATCCCAACGTGGATGGCGTAGTGGCACTCAATCATCTTTATGGCTGTGGTGTAGCGATTAATGCGCCCGCTGCGGTGGTGCCGATCCGCACTATCCATAACCTCGCGCTGAACCCCAATTTTGGGGGGGAAGTGATGATTGTCAGTCTCGGCTGCGAGAAATTACAGCCGGAGCGTCTGCTGACCGGCACGCCGGATGTGCAGGCCATCTCGCTGGATGATCATGACATTGTGCGTTTGCAGGATGAACGGCATGTCGGTTTCGGCGCGATGGTCGATGAAATTCTGCAGGTCGCCGAACGCCATTTGAAGAAGCTTAATCAGCGCCAGCGCGAAATCTGCCCGGCATCAGAACTGGTGATTGGCACGCAGTGCGGCGGCAGCGATGCGTTTTCCGGCGTGACGGCCAATCCGGCAGTCGGTTTTGCCTCGGATTTGCTGGTGCGCTGCGGTGCCACCGTGATGTTTTCTGAGGTCACCGAGGTGCGTGATGCAATACATCTGCTGACGCCGCGCGTGGTCGATGAAAATGTGGGTAAACGTCTGCTGGAAGAGATGGCGTGGTATGACGATTATCTCAGCCAGGGCCAAACCGACCGCAGCGCCAATCCCTCGCCGGGTAATAAGAAAGGCGGCCTGGCGAACGTGGTGGAGAAAGCGCTGGGATCGATTGCCAAATCAGGACGCAGTCCGATTGTAGAAGTGCTGTCACCCGGACAGCGCCCGACTCAACGCGGTTTAATCTACGCGGCGACACCAGCCAGTGATTTTGTCTGCGGCACCCAGCAGATGGCGTCAGGTATTACCTTGCAGGTGTTTACTACTGGACGCGGCACACCCTACGGTTTGGCTGCGATTCCGGTGATTAAAATGGCGACGCGCAATGCCCTGGCTGAGCGCTGGCACGATCTGATGGATATCAATGCGGGCACTATTGCTACCGGCGAGGAGAGTATTGAGCAGGTGGGCTGGCGGTTGTTTGAGTTGATTCTGGATATCGCCAGTGGTCGCAAACAAACCTGGTCCGATCGCTGGGGCATTCGCAATCAGCTGGCGGTGTTTAATCCGGCACCGGTGACCTGA
- a CDS encoding glycerate kinase encodes MKIVIAPDSYKESLSALEVAAAIEAGFSEIFPDAEYVKIPVADGGEGTVEAMVAATQGSIVRLTVTGPLGAPVEAFYGLSGDERSAFIEMAAASGLELVPAAQRDPLITNSYGTGELIKNALDRGVDHIIIGIGGSATNDGGSGMMQALGARLLDQQGNEIAFGGGALPQLARIEIDQLDQRIQQCRIEVACDVTNPLTGEEGASAIFGPQKGATPELVQQLDNALAHYAEIIHRDLDINVLHIAGGGAAGGMGAALHAFCQAELRRGIEIVTEALGLADQVQDADLVITGEGRIDSQTINGKVPIGVAKVAKQFNKPVIGIAGSLTADVGVVHQHGLDAVFSVLFSIGSLEDALANAAQNVRLTARNVAATIKVGQAL; translated from the coding sequence ATGAAAATTGTCATCGCACCGGATTCATATAAAGAGAGTTTGTCTGCCCTGGAAGTGGCTGCGGCGATTGAAGCGGGATTTAGCGAGATTTTTCCCGACGCCGAATACGTGAAAATACCGGTCGCCGACGGTGGTGAAGGCACGGTAGAAGCCATGGTGGCGGCGACGCAAGGAAGTATTGTCAGATTAACCGTGACCGGACCGCTCGGCGCGCCGGTTGAGGCTTTTTACGGATTATCCGGTGATGAACGCAGCGCATTTATCGAAATGGCGGCAGCCAGCGGTCTGGAACTGGTGCCGGCCGCGCAGCGTGACCCGCTGATCACCAACTCTTATGGCACCGGCGAGCTGATCAAAAATGCGCTCGATCGCGGTGTTGACCACATCATTATTGGCATTGGCGGCAGCGCCACTAACGATGGGGGATCCGGCATGATGCAGGCGCTGGGCGCTCGCTTGCTGGATCAGCAGGGCAATGAGATTGCCTTTGGTGGCGGCGCACTGCCGCAGCTGGCGCGGATTGAAATCGATCAGCTGGATCAACGTATTCAGCAGTGCCGCATAGAAGTGGCCTGCGATGTCACTAATCCTTTGACCGGTGAAGAGGGTGCCTCGGCGATCTTTGGTCCACAAAAAGGAGCCACGCCGGAACTGGTGCAGCAACTGGATAACGCGCTGGCGCATTACGCTGAGATTATCCATCGCGATTTAGACATCAATGTGCTGCACATTGCGGGCGGCGGTGCGGCGGGGGGCATGGGCGCGGCACTGCATGCGTTTTGCCAGGCCGAGCTGCGTCGCGGTATTGAGATCGTCACGGAAGCCCTTGGGTTAGCGGATCAGGTGCAAGATGCCGATCTGGTGATTACCGGCGAAGGGCGCATTGATAGCCAGACGATTAACGGCAAAGTGCCGATTGGTGTGGCGAAGGTGGCGAAGCAGTTTAACAAGCCGGTAATTGGCATTGCGGGCAGTTTAACCGCAGATGTTGGCGTGGTGCACCAGCACGGGCTGGATGCGGTTTTCAGTGTGCTGTTCAGCATTGGCTCGCTGGAGGATGCATTAGCCAATGCGGCGCAAAATGTGCGACTGACCGCGCGCAATGTGGCGGCAACGATCAAGGTGGGGCAGGCCTTATAG
- a CDS encoding flavodoxin, translated as MAKIGIFTGTVYGNALLVAEEAQPVLEEQGHEVKVFEDASLADWQAYSQEVILIVTSTTGQGDFPDNIARLYVQVRDEVGYQPALRYGVIALGDSSYENFCGAGKTFDATLQEQSAKRIGDVLLVDATEDPEPESVTTPWVESWGKLL; from the coding sequence ATGGCAAAGATTGGCATTTTTACAGGTACGGTTTACGGCAATGCATTGCTGGTGGCGGAAGAAGCGCAGCCGGTACTGGAAGAGCAGGGCCACGAAGTTAAAGTTTTTGAGGATGCCTCACTGGCGGATTGGCAGGCTTACAGCCAGGAGGTCATTCTGATTGTCACCTCCACCACTGGACAGGGCGACTTCCCGGACAATATTGCCCGCTTGTATGTGCAGGTACGCGATGAAGTGGGGTATCAGCCAGCGTTGCGCTACGGCGTGATTGCGCTGGGTGACAGCAGCTATGAAAACTTCTGCGGCGCGGGCAAAACTTTTGATGCCACCTTGCAGGAACAAAGCGCCAAACGCATCGGTGATGTGTTGCTGGTGGATGCCACTGAAGATCCAGAACCTGAGTCAGTGACCACGCCGTGGGTCGAGAGCTGGGGTAAACTGCTGTAA
- the garL gene encoding 2-dehydro-3-deoxyglucarate aldolase, with product MSNAWPNTFRRRLLAGETLIGSWCALASPISTEVLGLAGFDWLVLDGEHAPNDITTFIPQLMALKGSHSAPVVRPPCNEPIIIKRLLDIGFYNFLVPFVETEEEAIRAVASTRYPPAGIRGVSVSHRSNMYGTLPDYNATINDNITVLVQIETQQAVDNIDAIAAVDGVDGIFVGPGDLSAALGYLGQPAHPEVLKVIKHIFERAKAAGKPSGILAPVEADARRYLEWGATFVAVGSDLGVFRNATQALCDKFKK from the coding sequence ATGAGCAATGCCTGGCCGAACACTTTTCGTCGCCGTTTACTGGCAGGGGAAACCCTGATTGGTAGCTGGTGCGCGCTTGCTAGCCCGATTTCCACCGAAGTTCTGGGCCTGGCGGGCTTTGACTGGCTGGTGCTGGATGGCGAGCACGCGCCAAACGACATCACCACCTTTATCCCGCAGTTGATGGCGCTGAAGGGCAGCCACAGTGCGCCGGTAGTGCGTCCGCCGTGCAATGAGCCGATTATCATCAAACGCCTGCTGGATATTGGTTTCTATAACTTCCTGGTGCCGTTTGTGGAGACCGAAGAAGAGGCGATTCGCGCCGTAGCGTCAACGCGCTATCCGCCAGCGGGCATTCGCGGCGTGTCGGTTTCGCATCGCAGCAACATGTACGGCACGCTGCCGGATTACAACGCCACCATCAATGACAACATCACCGTGTTGGTGCAAATCGAAACTCAGCAGGCCGTGGATAACATCGACGCGATCGCTGCCGTTGACGGCGTGGATGGCATTTTTGTCGGCCCGGGTGACTTGTCTGCCGCACTCGGCTATCTCGGCCAGCCTGCGCATCCTGAAGTGTTGAAAGTGATTAAACACATTTTTGAACGTGCCAAAGCAGCAGGTAAACCCAGCGGCATTCTGGCGCCGGTGGAAGCTGACGCACGTCGTTATCTGGAATGGGGTGCCACCTTCGTTGCTGTGGGCAGCGATCTGGGTGTTTTCCGCAACGCCACGCAGGCGCTGTGCGACAAATTTAAGAAATAA